In Juglans regia cultivar Chandler chromosome 13, Walnut 2.0, whole genome shotgun sequence, the following proteins share a genomic window:
- the LOC109014369 gene encoding ureide permease 1-like isoform X2, with protein sequence MIGFSVMDFFGIPSSINLSTERIIYRGLKVYIVESKGGAIVCMLLALIFLGTWPAILTLLERRGRLPQHTYLDYTITNLLAAVIIALTFGEIGKGTNDSPNFLTQLSQDNWPSVLFAMAGGVVLSLGNLSAQYAWAFVGLSVTQVITASITVVIGTTMNYFLDDKINKAEILFTGVGCFLAAVCLGSAVHASNAADNKEKLKNLPSGCIVGAEAMDVSMSKETITNNDKAKAGTAGFLIELENRRAIKVFGKSTLIGLAIAFFAGVSFSLFSPAFNLATNDQWHTLKEGVPHLSVYTTFFYFSVSCFVLAIILNITFLYHPVLNLPRSSLKAYLRDWNGRGWAFLAGFLCGFGNGLQFMGGEAAGYAAADAVQFKYHPLLSWTRVCLSHLHVHQLLSAHFNLV encoded by the exons ATGATTGGATTTTCTGTAATG GATTTCTTTGGAATACCTTCATCGATAAATCTATCAACTGAGAGGATTATATATAGGGGATTGAAAGTGTACATCGTGGAGAGCAAAGGAGGTGCCATTGTATGTATGCTGCTTGCCTTGATCTTCCTAGGCACATGGCCTGCTATTCTGACTCTCCTGGAAAGACGTGGTCGTCTTCCTCAACATACTTACCTTGACTACACGATCACAAATCTCTTGGCTGCTGTAATTATTGCTTTAACATTTGGGGAGATAGGCAAGGGCACAAACGATTCACCCAATTTCTTAACTCAACTTTCTCAG GATAACTGGCCCTCTGTTTTGTTTGCAATGGCTGGTGGGGTGGTGCTCAGCCTTGGCAATCTGTCTGCACAGTATGCTTGGGCTTTTGTTGGTTTATCAGTGACACAAGTGATCACTGCAAGCATAACCGTTGTtatag GCACAACAATGAATTACTTTTTGGATGACAAAATCAACAAAGCTGAGATCCTTTTCACTGGTGTTGGTTGCTTCTTGGCTGCGGTTTGTCTTGGCTCTGCTGTTCACGCATCCAATGCAGCTGATAATAAAGAAAAGCTAAAAAATTTGCCAAGTGGTTGTATAGTTGGAGCTGA GGCTATGGATGTTTCCATGTCTAAAGAAACAATTACAAACAATG ATAAAGCCAAAGCCGGGACTGCTGGTTTTCTCATAGAACTAGAGAACAGAAGAGCTATTAAG GTGTTTGGGAAGAGCACTTTAATTGGACTGGCCATAGCTTTCTTTGCTGGTGTCTCCTTCTCTCTATTCTCACCAGCATTCAATTTGGCGACAAATGACCAATGGCACACTTTAAAGGAAGGGGTTCCTCACTTGTCAGTCTATACTACATTTTTCTACTTCTCAGTCTCTTGTTTTGTCCTTGCCATCATTCTAAACATCACCTTCCTTTACCACCCTGTACTAAATTTACCTAGATCGTCCCTTAAGGCTTACCTGAGAGACTGGAACGGCCGAGGCTGGGCCTTTTTGGCTGGGTTTTTGTGTGGGTTTGGCAATGGTCTCCAATTTATGGGAGGTGAAGCTGCAGGATATGCAGCTGCAGATGCAGTTCAg TTTAAATACCACCCCTTATTGTCTTGGACAAGGGTGTGCCTGTCACACTTGCACGTTCACCAACTTCTCAGTGCTCATTTCAATTTGGTGTGA
- the LOC109014367 gene encoding protein root UVB sensitive 3 produces the protein MEASKSSSTEVILEEWNGSSSTKLSRTATITASPSLSVQRSGGRFHHVWRRVLQAFVPEGFPNSVTPDYVPFQVWDSLQGLSTYIRTMLSTQALLSAIGVGEKSATVIGATFQWFLRDLTGMLGGILFTFYQGSNLDSNAKMWRLIADLMNDLGMLMDLVSPLFPSAFVFVVCLGSLSRSFTGVAGGATRAALTQHFALQSNAADISAKEGSQETLATMIGMALGMLLARITMGHALAIWFSFLSLTLFHIYANYKAVRCLVLTSLNPERSSILLQHFLETGQVLSPEKVSRMEHVLPAWTTSWSSKSAKQIHMQVHLGVRVSSLNHSELMDLLHSAGSHYKKAKYVLVEKQGIVHATLHKDSTSADVLQSFFHALVMANLTDKNKSVHLESQSWMDNHYEVFIQKLRSSGWKTERLLSPSIVWKAKWICEPLDAKMD, from the exons ATGGAAGCATCAAAATCGTCCTCTACGGAGGTCATCTTAGAAGAATGGAATGGTTCTTCTTCCACCAAGCTCTCCAGAACTGCCACCATTACTGCTTCCCCTTCTCTCTCCGTCCAaag GTCTGGTGGCCGATTCCACCATGTTTGGAGACGGGTTCTCCAAGCATTTGTACCCGAG GGTTTTCCTAACAGTGTGACTCCAGATTATGTACCTTTTCAAGTCTGGGATTCACTGCAG GGCCTTTCAACGTACATTCGGACCATGCTTTCGACACAA gctCTTCTTAGTGCTATTGGAGTTGGTGAGAAATCCGCGACTGTAATTGGTGCCACATTTCAG TGGTTTTTGAGGGACCTAACTGGAATGCTTGGAGGCATTTTATTCACATTCTACCAG GGCTCAAACCTGGATAGCAATGCCAAAATGTGGCGTTTAATCGCAGATCTTATGAATGATCTTG GAATGTTGATGGACCTGGTTTCCCCCTTGTTTCCTTCAGCTTTCGTGTTTGTAGTTTGCTTGGGGAGCCTATCACGATCATTCA CTGGTGTTGCTGGTGGAGCAACTAGAGCTGCTTTGACACAGCATTTTGCCCTTCAGAGTAATGCTGCAGATATTTCTGCCAAG GAAGGAAGTCAAGAGACATTGGCAACAATGATTGGCATGGCTTTGGGAATGCTTCTTGCTCGGATTACAATGGGGCATGCACTAgctatttggttttcttttctgtCACTCACCCTGTTCCATATATATG CAAACTACAAGGCTGTCCGATGCCTTGTCTTAACCTCACTAAATCCTGAGAGGAGCTCAATTCTTTTGCAGCATTTCCTGGAAACTGGCCAAG TTCTCTCACCTGAAAAGGTCTCTAGGATGGAGCATGTACTACCCGCATGGACCACTTCATGGAGCTCCAAGAGTGCTAAACAGATACACATGCAAGTACACTTAGGTGTAAGGGTGTCTTCTCTTAATCACTCGGAACT GATGGACCTGTTGCATTCTGCAGGATCTCACTACAAGAAAG CAAAGTATGTGCTAGTGGAGAAGCAGGGAATTGTCCATGCTACTTTGCATAAAGACTCGACATCTGCAGATGTCTTGCAGTCATTTTTTCATGCCCTTGTTATGGCAAATCTTACAGATAAAAACAAGTCTGTGCATTTGGAGAGCCAATCATGGATGGATAATCATTACGAAGTTTTTATTCAAAAG CTAAGGTCCTCAGGTTGGAAAACAGAACGACTTCTATCACCTTCTATTGTTTGGAAGGCAAAATGGATCTGTGAGCCTTTGGATGCAAAGATGGACTAG
- the LOC109014369 gene encoding ureide permease 1-like isoform X5 produces the protein MIGFSVMDFFGIPSSINLSTERIIYRGLKVYIVESKGGAIVCMLLALIFLGTWPAILTLLERRGRLPQHTYLDYTITNLLAAVIIALTFGEIGKGTNDSPNFLTQLSQDNWPSVLFAMAGGVVLSLGNLSAQYAWAFVGLSVTQVITASITVVIGTTMNYFLDDKINKAEILFTGVGCFLAAVCLGSAVHASNAADNKEKLKNLPSGCIVGAEAMDVSMSKETITNNDKAKAGTAGFLIELENRRAIKVFGKSTLIGLAIAFFAGVSFSLFSPAFNLATNDQWHTLKEGVPHLSVYTTFFYFSVSCFVLAIILNITFLYHPVLNLPRSSLKAYLRDWNGRGWAFLAGFLCGFGNGLQFMGGEAAGYAAADAVQ, from the exons ATGATTGGATTTTCTGTAATG GATTTCTTTGGAATACCTTCATCGATAAATCTATCAACTGAGAGGATTATATATAGGGGATTGAAAGTGTACATCGTGGAGAGCAAAGGAGGTGCCATTGTATGTATGCTGCTTGCCTTGATCTTCCTAGGCACATGGCCTGCTATTCTGACTCTCCTGGAAAGACGTGGTCGTCTTCCTCAACATACTTACCTTGACTACACGATCACAAATCTCTTGGCTGCTGTAATTATTGCTTTAACATTTGGGGAGATAGGCAAGGGCACAAACGATTCACCCAATTTCTTAACTCAACTTTCTCAG GATAACTGGCCCTCTGTTTTGTTTGCAATGGCTGGTGGGGTGGTGCTCAGCCTTGGCAATCTGTCTGCACAGTATGCTTGGGCTTTTGTTGGTTTATCAGTGACACAAGTGATCACTGCAAGCATAACCGTTGTtatag GCACAACAATGAATTACTTTTTGGATGACAAAATCAACAAAGCTGAGATCCTTTTCACTGGTGTTGGTTGCTTCTTGGCTGCGGTTTGTCTTGGCTCTGCTGTTCACGCATCCAATGCAGCTGATAATAAAGAAAAGCTAAAAAATTTGCCAAGTGGTTGTATAGTTGGAGCTGA GGCTATGGATGTTTCCATGTCTAAAGAAACAATTACAAACAATG ATAAAGCCAAAGCCGGGACTGCTGGTTTTCTCATAGAACTAGAGAACAGAAGAGCTATTAAG GTGTTTGGGAAGAGCACTTTAATTGGACTGGCCATAGCTTTCTTTGCTGGTGTCTCCTTCTCTCTATTCTCACCAGCATTCAATTTGGCGACAAATGACCAATGGCACACTTTAAAGGAAGGGGTTCCTCACTTGTCAGTCTATACTACATTTTTCTACTTCTCAGTCTCTTGTTTTGTCCTTGCCATCATTCTAAACATCACCTTCCTTTACCACCCTGTACTAAATTTACCTAGATCGTCCCTTAAGGCTTACCTGAGAGACTGGAACGGCCGAGGCTGGGCCTTTTTGGCTGGGTTTTTGTGTGGGTTTGGCAATGGTCTCCAATTTATGGGAGGTGAAGCTGCAGGATATGCAGCTGCAGATGCAGTTCAg TGA
- the LOC109014369 gene encoding ureide permease 1-like isoform X1, with translation MIGFSVMDFFGIPSSINLSTERIIYRGLKVYIVESKGGAIVCMLLALIFLGTWPAILTLLERRGRLPQHTYLDYTITNLLAAVIIALTFGEIGKGTNDSPNFLTQLSQDNWPSVLFAMAGGVVLSLGNLSAQYAWAFVGLSVTQVITASITVVIGTTMNYFLDDKINKAEILFTGVGCFLAAVCLGSAVHASNAADNKEKLKNLPSGCIVGAEAMDVSMSKETITNNDKAKAGTAGFLIELENRRAIKVFGKSTLIGLAIAFFAGVSFSLFSPAFNLATNDQWHTLKEGVPHLSVYTTFFYFSVSCFVLAIILNITFLYHPVLNLPRSSLKAYLRDWNGRGWAFLAGFLCGFGNGLQFMGGEAAGYAAADAVQALPLVSTFWAILLFGEYRKSSRRTYILLVSMLFMFIVAVGFLMASSGHRK, from the exons ATGATTGGATTTTCTGTAATG GATTTCTTTGGAATACCTTCATCGATAAATCTATCAACTGAGAGGATTATATATAGGGGATTGAAAGTGTACATCGTGGAGAGCAAAGGAGGTGCCATTGTATGTATGCTGCTTGCCTTGATCTTCCTAGGCACATGGCCTGCTATTCTGACTCTCCTGGAAAGACGTGGTCGTCTTCCTCAACATACTTACCTTGACTACACGATCACAAATCTCTTGGCTGCTGTAATTATTGCTTTAACATTTGGGGAGATAGGCAAGGGCACAAACGATTCACCCAATTTCTTAACTCAACTTTCTCAG GATAACTGGCCCTCTGTTTTGTTTGCAATGGCTGGTGGGGTGGTGCTCAGCCTTGGCAATCTGTCTGCACAGTATGCTTGGGCTTTTGTTGGTTTATCAGTGACACAAGTGATCACTGCAAGCATAACCGTTGTtatag GCACAACAATGAATTACTTTTTGGATGACAAAATCAACAAAGCTGAGATCCTTTTCACTGGTGTTGGTTGCTTCTTGGCTGCGGTTTGTCTTGGCTCTGCTGTTCACGCATCCAATGCAGCTGATAATAAAGAAAAGCTAAAAAATTTGCCAAGTGGTTGTATAGTTGGAGCTGA GGCTATGGATGTTTCCATGTCTAAAGAAACAATTACAAACAATG ATAAAGCCAAAGCCGGGACTGCTGGTTTTCTCATAGAACTAGAGAACAGAAGAGCTATTAAG GTGTTTGGGAAGAGCACTTTAATTGGACTGGCCATAGCTTTCTTTGCTGGTGTCTCCTTCTCTCTATTCTCACCAGCATTCAATTTGGCGACAAATGACCAATGGCACACTTTAAAGGAAGGGGTTCCTCACTTGTCAGTCTATACTACATTTTTCTACTTCTCAGTCTCTTGTTTTGTCCTTGCCATCATTCTAAACATCACCTTCCTTTACCACCCTGTACTAAATTTACCTAGATCGTCCCTTAAGGCTTACCTGAGAGACTGGAACGGCCGAGGCTGGGCCTTTTTGGCTGGGTTTTTGTGTGGGTTTGGCAATGGTCTCCAATTTATGGGAGGTGAAGCTGCAGGATATGCAGCTGCAGATGCAGTTCAg GCACTTCCACTCGTGAGCACTTTTTGGGCCATCCTACTCTTTGGAGAGTATCGAAAATCATCACGAAGAACATATATATTGCTTGTCAGTATGttgtttatgtttattgtaGCTGTTGGATTTCTTATGGCATCATCAGGGCATCGAAAATAA
- the LOC109014369 gene encoding ureide permease 1-like isoform X4 — MIGFSVMDFFGIPSSINLSTERIIYRGLKVYIVESKGGAIVCMLLALIFLGTWPAILTLLERRGRLPQHTYLDYTITNLLAAVIIALTFGEIGKGTNDSPNFLTQLSQDNWPSVLFAMAGGVVLSLGNLSAQYAWAFVGLSVTQVITASITVVIGTTMNYFLDDKINKAEILFTGVGCFLAAVCLGSAVHASNAADNKEKLKNLPSGCIVGAEAMDVSMSKETITNNDKAKAGTAGFLIELENRRAIKVFGKSTLIGLAIAFFAGVSFSLFSPAFNLATNDQWHTLKEGVPHLSSLKAYLRDWNGRGWAFLAGFLCGFGNGLQFMGGEAAGYAAADAVQALPLVSTFWAILLFGEYRKSSRRTYILLVSMLFMFIVAVGFLMASSGHRK, encoded by the exons ATGATTGGATTTTCTGTAATG GATTTCTTTGGAATACCTTCATCGATAAATCTATCAACTGAGAGGATTATATATAGGGGATTGAAAGTGTACATCGTGGAGAGCAAAGGAGGTGCCATTGTATGTATGCTGCTTGCCTTGATCTTCCTAGGCACATGGCCTGCTATTCTGACTCTCCTGGAAAGACGTGGTCGTCTTCCTCAACATACTTACCTTGACTACACGATCACAAATCTCTTGGCTGCTGTAATTATTGCTTTAACATTTGGGGAGATAGGCAAGGGCACAAACGATTCACCCAATTTCTTAACTCAACTTTCTCAG GATAACTGGCCCTCTGTTTTGTTTGCAATGGCTGGTGGGGTGGTGCTCAGCCTTGGCAATCTGTCTGCACAGTATGCTTGGGCTTTTGTTGGTTTATCAGTGACACAAGTGATCACTGCAAGCATAACCGTTGTtatag GCACAACAATGAATTACTTTTTGGATGACAAAATCAACAAAGCTGAGATCCTTTTCACTGGTGTTGGTTGCTTCTTGGCTGCGGTTTGTCTTGGCTCTGCTGTTCACGCATCCAATGCAGCTGATAATAAAGAAAAGCTAAAAAATTTGCCAAGTGGTTGTATAGTTGGAGCTGA GGCTATGGATGTTTCCATGTCTAAAGAAACAATTACAAACAATG ATAAAGCCAAAGCCGGGACTGCTGGTTTTCTCATAGAACTAGAGAACAGAAGAGCTATTAAG GTGTTTGGGAAGAGCACTTTAATTGGACTGGCCATAGCTTTCTTTGCTGGTGTCTCCTTCTCTCTATTCTCACCAGCATTCAATTTGGCGACAAATGACCAATGGCACACTTTAAAGGAAGGGGTTCCTCACTT ATCGTCCCTTAAGGCTTACCTGAGAGACTGGAACGGCCGAGGCTGGGCCTTTTTGGCTGGGTTTTTGTGTGGGTTTGGCAATGGTCTCCAATTTATGGGAGGTGAAGCTGCAGGATATGCAGCTGCAGATGCAGTTCAg GCACTTCCACTCGTGAGCACTTTTTGGGCCATCCTACTCTTTGGAGAGTATCGAAAATCATCACGAAGAACATATATATTGCTTGTCAGTATGttgtttatgtttattgtaGCTGTTGGATTTCTTATGGCATCATCAGGGCATCGAAAATAA
- the LOC109014369 gene encoding ureide permease 1-like isoform X3, whose protein sequence is MIGFSVMDFFGIPSSINLSTERIIYRGLKVYIVESKGGAIVCMLLALIFLGTWPAILTLLERRGRLPQHTYLDYTITNLLAAVIIALTFGEIGKGTNDSPNFLTQLSQDNWPSVLFAMAGGVVLSLGNLSAQYAWAFVGLSVTQVITASITVVIGTTMNYFLDDKINKAEILFTGVGCFLAAVCLGSAVHASNAADNKEKLKNLPSGCIVGAEAMDVSMSKETITNNDKAKAGTAGFLIELENRRAIKVFGKSTLIGLAIAFFAGVSFSLFSPAFNLATNDQWHTLKEGVPHLSVYTTFFYFSVSCFVLAIILNITFLYHPVLNLPRSSLKAYLRDWNGRGWAFLAGFLCGFGNGLQFMGGEAAGYAAADAVQPHQCMERCRTSPINNT, encoded by the exons ATGATTGGATTTTCTGTAATG GATTTCTTTGGAATACCTTCATCGATAAATCTATCAACTGAGAGGATTATATATAGGGGATTGAAAGTGTACATCGTGGAGAGCAAAGGAGGTGCCATTGTATGTATGCTGCTTGCCTTGATCTTCCTAGGCACATGGCCTGCTATTCTGACTCTCCTGGAAAGACGTGGTCGTCTTCCTCAACATACTTACCTTGACTACACGATCACAAATCTCTTGGCTGCTGTAATTATTGCTTTAACATTTGGGGAGATAGGCAAGGGCACAAACGATTCACCCAATTTCTTAACTCAACTTTCTCAG GATAACTGGCCCTCTGTTTTGTTTGCAATGGCTGGTGGGGTGGTGCTCAGCCTTGGCAATCTGTCTGCACAGTATGCTTGGGCTTTTGTTGGTTTATCAGTGACACAAGTGATCACTGCAAGCATAACCGTTGTtatag GCACAACAATGAATTACTTTTTGGATGACAAAATCAACAAAGCTGAGATCCTTTTCACTGGTGTTGGTTGCTTCTTGGCTGCGGTTTGTCTTGGCTCTGCTGTTCACGCATCCAATGCAGCTGATAATAAAGAAAAGCTAAAAAATTTGCCAAGTGGTTGTATAGTTGGAGCTGA GGCTATGGATGTTTCCATGTCTAAAGAAACAATTACAAACAATG ATAAAGCCAAAGCCGGGACTGCTGGTTTTCTCATAGAACTAGAGAACAGAAGAGCTATTAAG GTGTTTGGGAAGAGCACTTTAATTGGACTGGCCATAGCTTTCTTTGCTGGTGTCTCCTTCTCTCTATTCTCACCAGCATTCAATTTGGCGACAAATGACCAATGGCACACTTTAAAGGAAGGGGTTCCTCACTTGTCAGTCTATACTACATTTTTCTACTTCTCAGTCTCTTGTTTTGTCCTTGCCATCATTCTAAACATCACCTTCCTTTACCACCCTGTACTAAATTTACCTAGATCGTCCCTTAAGGCTTACCTGAGAGACTGGAACGGCCGAGGCTGGGCCTTTTTGGCTGGGTTTTTGTGTGGGTTTGGCAATGGTCTCCAATTTATGGGAGGTGAAGCTGCAGGATATGCAGCTGCAGATGCAGTTCAg ccACACCAGTGTATGGAGAGGTGCAGGACTTCGCCAATAAATAATACATAG
- the LOC109014369 gene encoding ureide permease 1-like isoform X6 → MILLEFLMQDNWPSVLFAMAGGVVLSLGNLSAQYAWAFVGLSVTQVITASITVVIGTTMNYFLDDKINKAEILFTGVGCFLAAVCLGSAVHASNAADNKEKLKNLPSGCIVGAEYASFLHSYEWNCADLELKVSHKAKAGTAGFLIELENRRAIKVFGKSTLIGLAIAFFAGVSFSLFSPAFNLATNDQWHTLKEGVPHLSVYTTFFYFSVSCFVLAIILNITFLYHPVLNLPRSSLKAYLRDWNGRGWAFLAGFLCGFGNGLQFMGGEAAGYAAADAVQALPLVSTFWAILLFGEYRKSSRRTYILLVSMLFMFIVAVGFLMASSGHRK, encoded by the exons ATGATTCTGCTAGAGTTCTTGATGCAGGATAACTGGCCCTCTGTTTTGTTTGCAATGGCTGGTGGGGTGGTGCTCAGCCTTGGCAATCTGTCTGCACAGTATGCTTGGGCTTTTGTTGGTTTATCAGTGACACAAGTGATCACTGCAAGCATAACCGTTGTtatag GCACAACAATGAATTACTTTTTGGATGACAAAATCAACAAAGCTGAGATCCTTTTCACTGGTGTTGGTTGCTTCTTGGCTGCGGTTTGTCTTGGCTCTGCTGTTCACGCATCCAATGCAGCTGATAATAAAGAAAAGCTAAAAAATTTGCCAAGTGGTTGTATAGTTGGAGCTGAGTATGCCTCTTTCCTTCATAGTTATGAATGGAATTGTGCTGATTTGGAGCTAAAGGTTTCTC ATAAAGCCAAAGCCGGGACTGCTGGTTTTCTCATAGAACTAGAGAACAGAAGAGCTATTAAG GTGTTTGGGAAGAGCACTTTAATTGGACTGGCCATAGCTTTCTTTGCTGGTGTCTCCTTCTCTCTATTCTCACCAGCATTCAATTTGGCGACAAATGACCAATGGCACACTTTAAAGGAAGGGGTTCCTCACTTGTCAGTCTATACTACATTTTTCTACTTCTCAGTCTCTTGTTTTGTCCTTGCCATCATTCTAAACATCACCTTCCTTTACCACCCTGTACTAAATTTACCTAGATCGTCCCTTAAGGCTTACCTGAGAGACTGGAACGGCCGAGGCTGGGCCTTTTTGGCTGGGTTTTTGTGTGGGTTTGGCAATGGTCTCCAATTTATGGGAGGTGAAGCTGCAGGATATGCAGCTGCAGATGCAGTTCAg GCACTTCCACTCGTGAGCACTTTTTGGGCCATCCTACTCTTTGGAGAGTATCGAAAATCATCACGAAGAACATATATATTGCTTGTCAGTATGttgtttatgtttattgtaGCTGTTGGATTTCTTATGGCATCATCAGGGCATCGAAAATAA